From Neospora caninum Liverpool complete genome, chromosome VIII, a single genomic window includes:
- a CDS encoding glycosyltransferase family 28 C-terminal domain-containing protein codes for MKAPFPNLAEAAAPTSSTPPSLPSSSPQTRSGASAACLSLSPRKFVPERVFVTVGTTSFDELIAAVLEPSFLLLLLSLGCQHLVLQIGRGTLPARPPLSVPRASASPSPALIPCSSCGARPTPSDPSALPSPADTACEIKHPNSRKEGAAREGQGDRQNDEEGDGEARAEGEHTKRRREAEADAPRCSCSRLPVSAATWCGDENSGSCGVSFSDLLSHPVHPVQPEVGTSLQSPASPRLPSDLPPRSASEASSRSLLISFFRFLPSLEAELAAASLVISHCGAGTVFQALRLRKRLVAVVNASLMNNHQLELGRELERRAHCLLVSSLPRGQAKLPRSAHGSPLPVRGKETDRQAEEAAAGQNHELHTRVKDICLAVWSAESPSRADPLASSSSSTAESTHPRQRGERSGAGSADDEPRWSFRSFLSFLWPRSRQGHSAGGGQKQHGREEKKKHAEAGVSVSRGESQDRGREALAGEDEPSDWSKPLRLVPLPPADLSGFYAAVEDAVGLHPVYGDGQEAGNTAERE; via the coding sequence ATGAAGGCGCCTTTCCCGAACCTGGCTGAGGCTGCGGCACCGACGTCTTCCACTCCCCCGAGTCTTCCTTCATCTTCCCCGCAAACTCGGTCAGGCGCTTccgctgcctgtctctcgctgtcgccccGAAAGTTTGTCCCAGAGCGCGTCTTCGTGACCGTGGGGACGACTTCCTTTGACGAGCTCATCGCCGCAGTTCTCGagccttcctttcttctgctccttctctcgctcggaTGCCAGCATCTTGTTCTCCAAATCGGCAGAGGGACACTCCCTGCGCGTCCTccgctttccgtccctcgcgcgtctgcctctccgtctcctgcccTGATTCCTTGCTCATCTTGTGGCGCGCGGCCGACGCCGTCCGATCCGTCCGCCCTGCCGTCTCCTGCCGACACTGCATGTGAGATAAAACATCCGAActcgagaaaagaaggcgcagcaagagagggacaaggcgacagacaaaacgacgaggaaggcgacggagaagcgagggcggAGGGAGAGCACACGAAACGGCGTCGGGAAGCAGAGGCCGACGCACCTCGTTGCTCTTGCTCGAGGTTGCCCGTGTCGGCGGCCACCTGGTGTGGAGACGAAAACTCTGGAAGCTGCGGGGTTTCGTTTTCCGACCTTCTCTCCCACCCTGTACACCCCGTCCAACCCGAGGTGGGCACCTCTCTCcagtcgcctgcctctccgcgtctcccttcggatctgcctcctcgctcggcctccgaagcctcctcgcgctctctgctgatctccttcttccgctttttgcCTTCGCTGGAGGCTGAACtggccgctgcgtctcttgtCATTTCGCACTGCGGAGCAGGGACAGTGTTCCAAGCACTCCGGCTCCGCAAGcggctcgtcgccgtcgtcaACGCTTCTCTCATGAATAACCACCAACTGGAGCTCGGTCGCGAGCTCGAGAGAAGGGCCCACTGTCTCctggtctcctctctgccccgcGGCCAGGCGAAACTTCCGAGATCGGCACACGGATCTCCCCTGCCTGTGCgcggcaaagagacagacagacaggcagaggaagcggcggctGGCCAAAATCATGAATTGCACACGCGAGTCAAGGACATCTGTCTGGCTGTGTGGTCGGCTGAGTCCCCGTCGCGGGCTGaccctctcgcttccagtTCATCGTCCACGGCAGAAAGCACACATCCGCgtcagagaggcgagcgaagcggGGCGGGGAGCGCAGACGACGAGCCCCGCTGGAGCTTCAGAAGTTTTTTAAGTTTCCTGTGGCCTCGAAGCAGACAGGGACACAGCGCAGGAGGCGGGCAAAAACAGCAcggacgagaggagaaaaaaaaacacgcggaggcaggtgtctccgtcagCAGAGGGGAGAGTCAGGACAGAGGACGGGAAGCACTCGCCGGGGAAGACGAACCCTCGGACTGGTCAAAGCCGCTGCGGctcgtccctctccctcctgcAGATTTGAGTGGTTTCTACGCTGCCGTAGAAGACGCTGTGGGGCTTCACCCTGTGTATGGAGACGGCCAGGAGGCAGGGAATACAGCCGAGCGCGAATGA